A stretch of Spirosoma oryzicola DNA encodes these proteins:
- a CDS encoding SusD/RagB family nutrient-binding outer membrane lipoprotein: MKRIFHSLRYKALLAALMLGTAACTGEFDTINTNPNSPTVGTADLFLPHGIQSAVDAYWGGSLGMDVGDLISQYWARIQYTDADQYTITNDVYGTASWQVFFIESQADFQRIYKLGVDGNNPNYQAVAIIMRSWVFSVLTDIYGDIPYKDAIKGLEGTLQPKYDAQKDVYAGLVAELKVANDMIVLNDNSKAIAGDILLNNNLTRWKKFANTLSLRLLNRMINKADAPIDVKSEINRILGDPTKYPVLTSNADNVQLNYLDATNNNNPINQNRKTRDDHRVSATLVNKLKALSDARLAVYANAPADGGDYKGVPNGLSNADANALGLSKTSKVGNFFVSPTAPGVIVSYADLLFTKAELAYKGITAAGDVATNYTNGITASHSQYGLTVAPAYLTANALKSGADGYTQIMEQKWIALYGQGLEAWTEFRRTGLPALQPAVINTNGGIIPTRLPYPGSEESLNATNFNEALTRQGGKNDMKLKLWFAK, translated from the coding sequence ATGAAACGCATTTTTCATTCCTTACGATATAAAGCATTGCTGGCCGCTCTTATGTTGGGTACTGCGGCCTGCACCGGTGAGTTTGATACCATCAACACCAATCCCAACTCGCCCACGGTTGGCACTGCCGACCTGTTTTTGCCACACGGTATTCAGAGCGCGGTCGATGCCTACTGGGGTGGTTCGCTGGGTATGGATGTGGGTGATCTTATTTCGCAGTACTGGGCCCGTATTCAATACACTGACGCTGACCAGTACACCATCACCAATGATGTGTACGGAACCGCGTCGTGGCAGGTTTTCTTTATCGAATCACAGGCCGATTTTCAACGGATTTATAAACTCGGCGTTGATGGGAATAACCCGAATTATCAGGCCGTGGCGATCATCATGCGGTCCTGGGTGTTTTCGGTGCTGACGGATATCTACGGCGATATTCCGTACAAAGACGCGATCAAAGGGCTGGAAGGAACATTACAGCCTAAATACGATGCGCAAAAAGATGTTTATGCAGGGTTGGTGGCCGAGTTGAAAGTAGCCAATGATATGATCGTGCTCAATGACAATAGCAAAGCCATTGCGGGCGATATTCTGCTCAATAACAACCTGACGCGCTGGAAGAAATTCGCCAATACCCTGAGCCTGCGTCTGCTCAACCGGATGATCAACAAAGCCGATGCGCCCATTGATGTAAAATCGGAAATCAACCGGATTCTGGGCGACCCAACCAAATACCCGGTCTTGACGTCCAACGCCGATAACGTGCAGCTGAACTACCTCGACGCGACAAATAACAACAACCCGATCAACCAGAATCGGAAAACGCGCGACGATCACCGGGTTAGTGCCACGCTGGTGAACAAGCTCAAGGCGTTAAGCGATGCGCGGTTAGCCGTGTATGCTAACGCTCCTGCCGACGGTGGCGACTACAAAGGTGTGCCAAACGGCTTGTCCAACGCAGACGCTAACGCGCTAGGCTTATCGAAAACCTCGAAGGTGGGTAACTTTTTCGTATCGCCAACCGCGCCGGGGGTTATTGTGAGCTACGCCGATCTGCTGTTTACCAAAGCTGAACTAGCTTACAAAGGAATCACAGCCGCTGGCGACGTCGCAACGAACTACACCAATGGTATCACGGCTTCGCACAGCCAGTACGGGCTTACGGTTGCCCCTGCTTACCTGACCGCCAACGCGTTGAAATCGGGCGCGGATGGGTACACGCAGATTATGGAGCAGAAGTGGATCGCCTTGTACGGACAGGGGCTGGAAGCCTGGACCGAGTTCCGTCGGACGGGCCTGCCAGCTTTGCAACCTGCGGTGATCAACACCAACGGCGGAATCATCCCGACCCGTTTGCCGTATCCCGGCTCTGAAGAATCGTTGAACGCGACAAATTTCAACGAAGCGCTCACTCGCCAGGGTGGAAAGAACGATATGAAACTCAAACTCTGGTTCGCCAAATAA
- a CDS encoding dipeptidase: protein MKNRIATPLLACLAVTVFSASAQDDKALIKKAHKIHEKAFTVDTHADTPMLLSRGGFDVTKDNDPRTTNSKIDYPRMRRGGLDAIFWAVYLGQGPRTPEGHETAKNKALAIFDAVNTTLKNTASEAALATTPEEAFQIGKTGKRVIFIGVENGYPMGHDITMLKQFYDKGARYMTLCHSSNNDICDSSTDPKGAEYQGLSPLGEQVVAEMNRLGMMIDVSHVSDSTFYDVVRLSKVPIIASHSGAKAICDHPRNLTDDMLKALAKNGGVVQLNLLSDYVKTIPASPEREAAQKAMMDKWGVKDRRAMMAAMSKLSEDDQKKLREEFMDINKKYPVQLATVKDAVDHIDHIVKLIGIDHVGMGADFDGGGALADCFDVSQYENFTVEFVRRGYSKKDIEKIWSGNFFRVMKAVDKGKSMEVASK, encoded by the coding sequence ATGAAAAACCGTATTGCTACTCCCTTGCTGGCTTGCCTGGCTGTTACCGTCTTTTCTGCGTCGGCGCAGGACGACAAGGCGCTGATTAAAAAAGCGCATAAGATTCACGAAAAAGCGTTTACCGTCGATACCCACGCTGATACGCCTATGCTGCTGTCGCGCGGTGGCTTCGACGTAACCAAAGACAACGATCCCCGCACGACCAATAGTAAGATCGATTATCCTCGGATGAGACGCGGTGGATTAGATGCGATCTTCTGGGCGGTGTATCTGGGACAGGGGCCACGCACCCCCGAAGGACACGAAACGGCGAAAAATAAAGCATTGGCTATTTTCGACGCTGTTAACACGACGCTGAAAAATACAGCTTCGGAAGCCGCTTTGGCGACAACGCCAGAAGAAGCGTTTCAGATCGGAAAAACGGGGAAGCGGGTCATTTTCATCGGTGTCGAAAACGGTTACCCGATGGGGCATGACATTACGATGCTCAAACAGTTTTACGACAAAGGTGCCCGCTATATGACGCTTTGCCATTCGAGCAACAACGATATCTGCGACTCATCGACCGACCCGAAAGGAGCCGAATATCAGGGCTTGAGTCCACTAGGAGAGCAGGTCGTGGCGGAAATGAACCGACTGGGTATGATGATCGACGTGTCGCACGTGTCGGATTCGACGTTCTACGATGTGGTTCGTTTATCGAAAGTGCCCATCATTGCGTCGCATTCGGGAGCGAAAGCGATCTGCGATCATCCGCGTAACCTAACGGACGATATGCTCAAAGCGCTGGCCAAAAACGGCGGTGTCGTGCAGCTAAATCTGTTGAGCGATTACGTGAAAACGATTCCGGCCAGCCCAGAGCGTGAAGCTGCGCAGAAAGCCATGATGGACAAATGGGGCGTCAAGGACCGTCGGGCAATGATGGCGGCCATGAGCAAGTTGTCGGAAGACGATCAGAAGAAGCTGCGCGAGGAATTTATGGATATCAACAAGAAATATCCGGTACAACTGGCGACGGTGAAAGATGCTGTGGATCACATCGACCATATCGTCAAACTAATCGGTATCGATCACGTAGGCATGGGTGCTGACTTCGACGGGGGCGGTGCATTGGCCGACTGCTTCGACGTGAGCCAGTACGAAAATTTCACGGTTGAATTTGTCCGCCGGGGGTATTCGAAGAAAGACATCGAAAAAATCTGGAGCGGTAATTTCTTCCGGGTGATGAAAGCGGTTGACAAAGGCAAATCCATGGAAGTTGCCAGCAAGTAA
- a CDS encoding sulfatase family protein — MTLLPQRLSHLLLSTFALISTGLLITAWVEKPAPATPNVVLFFMDDMGYGDLSVTGALDYTTPNLDRLAADGSRFTNFLVAQAVCSASRAALMTGCYPNRLGISGALGPNSPIGLNPNEETLADLLKEKGYATGIFGKWHLGDKQAFLPLQQGFDEYYGVPYSHDMWPQHPTVKFPPLHWIEGNEPKGEIKNLDDASHITSTVTEKAVSFIRKHKKDPFFLYVPHPLPHVPLAVSDKFKGKTARGLFGDVMTELDWSIGQILGELKQQGLDKNTLVIFISDNGPWLNYGDHAGSAGGFREGKGTSFEGGHRVPCLVRWPGVVPAGRVSNKLLTTMDILPTVAKICGARLPKQRIDGVDWLALLKGDETVTPRDHFYYYYRKNSLEAVRQGDWKLVFGHPGRTYEGFLPGQNGKPGPSTETHEFPKALYDLRRDPSERYDVLEQHPEIVAKLEKIAEEARTDLGDDIQQRTGANVREPGQVTN, encoded by the coding sequence ATGACTCTATTACCGCAACGATTATCGCATCTGCTCCTAAGCACGTTTGCCCTGATTAGTACCGGCCTGCTGATTACGGCCTGGGTTGAAAAACCGGCTCCGGCAACGCCCAACGTCGTACTGTTTTTCATGGACGATATGGGTTATGGCGATCTGTCGGTTACGGGCGCGCTCGACTACACGACACCGAACCTGGATCGTCTGGCTGCTGACGGTTCACGCTTCACCAATTTTTTGGTGGCTCAGGCCGTTTGTAGCGCATCGCGGGCGGCTTTGATGACGGGCTGTTACCCGAACCGATTAGGTATTTCAGGTGCGTTAGGACCAAATTCACCCATTGGTTTGAACCCAAATGAAGAAACGCTGGCGGATTTACTGAAAGAGAAAGGCTACGCGACTGGCATCTTTGGCAAATGGCATCTGGGCGATAAGCAGGCGTTTTTGCCCCTACAGCAAGGCTTTGACGAATACTACGGTGTGCCGTACTCGCACGATATGTGGCCGCAGCATCCTACAGTCAAGTTTCCTCCGCTGCACTGGATCGAGGGGAATGAGCCGAAAGGGGAAATCAAGAATCTGGACGATGCCAGTCACATCACATCGACCGTGACGGAGAAAGCCGTTTCGTTTATTCGGAAGCACAAGAAAGACCCGTTTTTCCTGTACGTTCCTCATCCCCTACCGCACGTTCCGCTGGCGGTTTCGGATAAGTTTAAAGGTAAAACCGCGCGCGGTCTTTTCGGCGATGTAATGACCGAACTCGACTGGTCGATTGGACAGATTTTGGGGGAGCTGAAACAACAGGGCTTGGACAAAAACACGCTCGTTATTTTCATCAGTGACAACGGCCCCTGGCTGAACTACGGTGACCACGCGGGTTCGGCGGGTGGTTTCCGCGAAGGCAAAGGCACGTCGTTCGAAGGCGGTCACCGCGTGCCATGTCTGGTGCGCTGGCCGGGCGTGGTGCCTGCGGGTCGCGTCAGTAACAAACTGCTGACGACAATGGACATCCTGCCGACAGTCGCCAAAATCTGCGGTGCCCGCTTACCCAAACAACGGATTGACGGTGTCGATTGGCTGGCGCTGCTGAAAGGTGACGAAACGGTAACACCCCGCGACCATTTTTATTATTACTACCGCAAGAACAGTCTGGAAGCCGTTCGGCAGGGCGACTGGAAACTGGTGTTTGGGCATCCGGGCCGTACGTACGAAGGATTCCTGCCGGGACAAAATGGCAAGCCGGGTCCGAGTACCGAAACGCACGAATTTCCAAAGGCACTGTATGATCTTCGACGCGACCCGAGCGAGCGCTATGATGTGCTGGAACAGCATCCTGAAATCGTCGCCAAGCTGGAAAAAATCGCCGAAGAAGCCCGCACCGATCTGGGCGATGACATTCAGCAGCGAACAGGTGCCAACGTACGCGAGCCGGGGCAAGTAACTAATTGA
- a CDS encoding RagB/SusD family nutrient uptake outer membrane protein: MKSIRSSLVLLLSLAIGLTLSSCDRDLLDTVPNDRLSENLFWKTENDARLAVNSLYTDLDSTNIISWDALTDIAHTNQPFDVQAYIELGQYDATSSKVYGEWVKAYKGVRACNYFLQNVDKVASSNPTLISQFKGEARALRAYQYLKLAALFGDVPLITTPISLDESLKLTRAPIAQVWDFVDKELSEAAALLPTTYTAADKGRITKGAAVGLQARANLLAGRYQQAATAADQVMKLGVYGLNDSYEKLFTYAAENNKEVLLDRQFIKDTYPDIVFNLLAPYSQKSATSTYVPTKALVDMYETTAGKLITDATSGYDPATPYANRDPRLKFSVFLTGDPLPSGITFRPEPNSGTADAVGNTYIASTTGFNIKKYVNAEDYANPTNNGINIILLRYAEILLTYAEAKIELNQIDASVFAAINAVRNSRTDVKQPSISSTVSQAELRTIVRRERTVELAFEGQRLFDIRRWKLAETVLPGPVYGITYKTATGDLATVQVVGINRTFDKSRHYLWPIPQRERYLTPTLTQNPGW, encoded by the coding sequence ATGAAATCAATCCGCTCTAGTTTAGTCTTACTCCTATCGCTTGCGATTGGCCTTACACTTTCCTCCTGCGACCGGGATTTGTTGGATACCGTTCCGAACGACCGACTATCCGAGAATTTGTTCTGGAAAACCGAAAACGACGCCCGGCTGGCGGTCAATTCGCTGTACACGGACCTCGACAGCACCAACATCATCAGCTGGGACGCCTTGACGGATATTGCCCATACGAACCAACCCTTCGACGTGCAGGCGTACATCGAACTCGGTCAGTACGACGCAACCAGTTCAAAGGTGTACGGCGAATGGGTAAAGGCGTACAAGGGCGTTCGGGCGTGCAATTACTTTTTGCAGAATGTCGATAAGGTTGCGTCGTCCAACCCGACGTTGATCAGCCAGTTTAAAGGCGAAGCCAGAGCGCTGCGTGCGTATCAGTACCTGAAACTAGCCGCTTTGTTTGGCGATGTACCGCTGATCACTACGCCTATCTCGCTGGACGAAAGTCTGAAATTAACGCGCGCTCCGATTGCGCAGGTCTGGGATTTTGTAGACAAAGAACTAAGCGAGGCCGCTGCCCTATTGCCGACAACGTACACGGCTGCCGACAAAGGACGAATCACGAAAGGTGCCGCTGTCGGTTTACAGGCGCGGGCCAATTTGCTGGCGGGTCGGTACCAGCAAGCGGCCACAGCTGCCGATCAGGTGATGAAGCTTGGCGTTTACGGCTTGAATGATTCGTACGAAAAGCTGTTTACCTACGCAGCCGAAAACAATAAAGAAGTGCTCCTGGACCGGCAGTTTATCAAGGATACGTACCCCGATATCGTTTTTAACCTGCTCGCGCCTTACAGTCAGAAAAGTGCAACAAGCACCTACGTACCGACAAAGGCGCTGGTCGATATGTACGAGACAACGGCGGGTAAGCTGATCACCGACGCTACCAGCGGTTACGATCCGGCCACTCCCTACGCCAACCGCGACCCCCGGCTTAAATTTTCCGTTTTTCTGACCGGCGATCCGCTCCCCAGCGGTATTACCTTCCGACCAGAGCCGAATAGCGGAACAGCCGACGCCGTGGGGAACACCTACATCGCTTCGACAACGGGGTTTAACATCAAGAAGTACGTCAACGCGGAGGATTACGCCAATCCAACCAACAACGGCATAAACATCATTCTGCTGCGCTACGCCGAAATTCTGCTGACCTACGCCGAAGCAAAAATCGAACTCAACCAGATTGACGCGAGTGTCTTTGCCGCCATCAATGCCGTCCGCAATAGCCGTACCGATGTCAAACAACCGTCGATCAGCAGCACGGTTAGCCAGGCTGAGTTGCGCACTATTGTTCGCCGGGAGCGGACGGTCGAGCTTGCTTTCGAAGGGCAGCGACTCTTTGATATTCGCCGGTGGAAACTAGCCGAAACCGTATTGCCAGGACCGGTTTACGGCATCACCTACAAAACCGCTACCGGCGACTTAGCGACGGTGCAGGTCGTGGGTATTAACCGAACATTTGACAAGTCGCGGCATTACCTTTGGCCGATTCCGCAACGGGAACGCTATCTGACACCAACGCTTACCCAAAACCCCGGCTGGTAG
- a CDS encoding SusC/RagA family TonB-linked outer membrane protein codes for MIKLIRKRSQVSLLVTLLLIGPRLGWSQSVVFARNSVATAQAGTTAGPITGTVKSQSGETLPGINVVVKGTTKGTTTDVNGKFTLDVPTNAVLVFSGIGFTTQEIAVNNRTVIAISLATDNKQLDEVVVVGYGTQKRESLTNSVAQIGAAEVARRPVSNIQQSLQGQLPGVTVLDQGGSPGRSNTAIRIRGVTTFNINGTAGAGASNANGQYDLSKNDALVIVDGIEQRLSDINPDDVESISILKDAASTAIYGSRATNGVVLVTTKRAKGGKVQVDYNGYYAIQKSINVPHMMGLEDYMRMQVAAYTNAGSPLPARFTEQSIQTYVSTSDREKYPLPNTWFQTMLHAAPQQNHTISVAGGTETLRTRLSVRYQDQAGIITHYASKIGEIRLNSDYTIAPRLRVSTDLNYRYNYSQAPTVDPIDRFLHGSLWAVPKYADGTYGLSTQGNNPLMYAEIGGDSKRFSDFLVGYVKGEWDILDGLTFSTQVAGRGYFTQEKNFANAYVNTDKNTNITKTVANNTLTEVRNTLKEYTLISLLTYDRHIRNHNVKGLLGYSQIGNTQTFLNAYRERFYNNDIQSISQGTNDGTKSNGGYDAAFGLRSYFGRVNYDYDGKYLVEVNGRFDGSSKFTGDKQYSFFPSFSAGWRLSKENFWQGLQTTVNDLKVRGSWGITGNQSVDLYSYYSSLRASGYTFNGAAAQGYRQTSLANTNLGWESTTQLDLGLDASFFRNRLNLTVDYYRKLTNDILLNLDIPATVGLIAPPQNAGSVENKGWEFALNYRGARSSSGFQYNLGANFSINSNKVVDLKGTGPYITGSDIDPRYIIAVGLPINALWGYQTDGLFQTQEEINNYKATYAANTKPGDVKYVDRNGDGKIDANDMTTIGNSFPKYTFGLNSSFSFKNFELNLLFQGAAKVDTRLAGALAEMGNQEGFTHSIYTNNYWTPERTDARFPLPRKFDLRNVATSDRLVINASYVRLKNVQLAYSLPAALASKVRLSRIRAYVSATNVFTISKLNEWNLDPEVGSGRAVYYPQTALYTLGLNLQY; via the coding sequence ATGATAAAGCTTATACGCAAACGCTCTCAGGTGAGTCTTTTGGTAACGCTTCTGCTGATTGGCCCCAGGTTGGGCTGGTCACAGTCGGTGGTTTTCGCTCGCAACAGCGTAGCTACCGCCCAAGCCGGGACAACAGCGGGTCCTATTACGGGTACGGTCAAGAGTCAATCGGGTGAAACCTTACCGGGTATCAACGTGGTCGTCAAAGGGACGACGAAAGGAACCACCACCGATGTCAACGGAAAGTTCACGCTCGATGTACCCACCAATGCGGTTCTCGTTTTTTCGGGCATCGGCTTTACCACGCAGGAAATAGCCGTCAACAACCGAACGGTCATTGCCATTTCGCTGGCGACGGACAACAAACAGCTTGACGAGGTTGTCGTTGTCGGCTACGGCACACAAAAGCGGGAAAGCCTGACCAACTCAGTGGCGCAGATTGGCGCAGCAGAAGTTGCCCGACGGCCCGTTTCTAATATCCAGCAGTCCTTGCAGGGGCAGTTGCCCGGCGTTACGGTGCTAGACCAGGGCGGTTCACCCGGTCGCTCGAACACGGCCATTCGCATTCGGGGCGTAACGACGTTTAACATAAATGGTACCGCCGGTGCTGGAGCCAGTAACGCCAATGGTCAGTATGATTTAAGTAAGAACGACGCGCTGGTGATTGTCGATGGTATTGAGCAGCGATTGTCGGATATTAATCCCGACGATGTCGAGTCGATTTCGATTCTGAAAGATGCCGCTTCGACGGCTATTTACGGATCACGGGCGACCAACGGCGTGGTACTGGTCACAACCAAACGGGCCAAAGGCGGTAAGGTTCAGGTCGATTACAACGGCTATTACGCCATTCAGAAATCGATCAACGTACCACACATGATGGGGCTGGAAGACTATATGCGGATGCAGGTTGCCGCGTACACAAACGCCGGTTCGCCATTGCCCGCCCGCTTTACCGAACAGTCGATTCAAACCTACGTCAGTACCAGCGACAGGGAGAAATACCCGCTACCAAACACCTGGTTTCAGACCATGCTCCATGCGGCCCCTCAGCAGAACCACACGATATCCGTAGCGGGCGGTACGGAAACGCTTCGTACCCGGCTGAGTGTGCGCTATCAGGATCAGGCGGGTATCATCACGCATTACGCCAGCAAGATCGGCGAGATTCGTTTGAATTCCGATTATACCATTGCCCCGCGTCTGCGCGTCAGCACTGACCTGAACTACCGCTATAATTATTCGCAAGCGCCGACCGTCGATCCCATTGACCGCTTCCTACACGGTTCACTGTGGGCCGTCCCGAAATACGCCGATGGTACGTATGGCCTGAGCACGCAGGGTAATAACCCGTTGATGTACGCCGAAATTGGGGGCGATTCGAAGCGGTTCTCGGATTTTCTGGTCGGTTACGTCAAAGGTGAGTGGGACATTCTGGATGGCCTGACCTTCTCGACGCAGGTAGCGGGCCGGGGTTATTTCACGCAGGAAAAGAACTTTGCCAACGCATACGTCAACACGGACAAAAACACCAACATCACCAAGACCGTAGCGAACAACACACTGACCGAGGTACGCAACACGCTGAAAGAATACACGTTGATCAGCTTGCTTACGTATGACCGGCATATCCGTAATCATAACGTCAAAGGCTTGCTCGGTTATTCGCAGATCGGCAATACGCAAACGTTTCTGAATGCTTATCGCGAACGATTTTACAACAACGATATTCAATCAATTAGTCAGGGAACGAACGACGGTACGAAAAGCAATGGGGGTTACGACGCGGCTTTTGGACTACGATCATATTTCGGGCGGGTCAACTACGATTATGACGGCAAATACCTGGTTGAAGTAAACGGTCGCTTCGACGGGTCGTCCAAGTTTACGGGTGATAAACAGTACAGCTTCTTTCCGTCCTTCTCGGCGGGCTGGCGGCTGTCGAAAGAGAATTTCTGGCAGGGCTTGCAAACGACCGTCAATGACCTGAAAGTACGCGGATCGTGGGGCATTACGGGTAATCAGTCGGTCGATCTGTACAGCTATTACTCTTCCTTGCGGGCGAGCGGCTACACATTCAACGGTGCTGCGGCCCAAGGCTATCGCCAGACATCACTTGCTAATACGAACCTGGGTTGGGAATCGACAACTCAACTGGATTTGGGTCTGGACGCGTCTTTCTTCCGTAATCGCCTAAACCTGACGGTTGATTATTACCGCAAACTCACGAACGATATTTTGCTGAATCTGGACATTCCAGCGACGGTCGGTCTGATCGCGCCACCTCAGAACGCGGGGTCCGTCGAGAACAAGGGTTGGGAGTTTGCGCTCAACTACCGGGGCGCTAGAAGCTCGTCCGGTTTCCAGTATAATCTGGGCGCTAATTTCAGCATCAATTCAAACAAAGTCGTCGATCTGAAAGGGACCGGACCGTACATTACCGGCTCAGACATCGACCCGCGCTACATCATTGCCGTTGGCCTGCCGATCAATGCGTTGTGGGGTTACCAGACGGACGGTTTGTTCCAGACGCAGGAAGAAATCAACAACTACAAAGCCACCTATGCCGCCAACACCAAACCGGGCGACGTGAAATACGTGGACAGAAACGGAGACGGGAAGATCGATGCCAACGATATGACTACAATCGGCAACTCGTTTCCCAAATACACGTTCGGCTTGAATTCAAGCTTTTCCTTCAAAAATTTCGAGTTGAATCTGTTGTTTCAGGGTGCAGCTAAAGTCGATACACGCCTGGCGGGGGCTTTGGCCGAAATGGGCAATCAGGAAGGCTTTACGCATTCCATTTATACCAACAATTACTGGACACCCGAACGGACCGACGCGCGTTTCCCGCTCCCGCGAAAATTCGATTTGCGGAACGTTGCCACGTCCGACCGGCTGGTTATCAATGCCTCGTACGTCCGGTTGAAAAACGTTCAGCTAGCGTATTCGTTACCGGCTGCGCTGGCGAGTAAAGTCCGGTTGAGCCGGATACGGGCCTATGTATCAGCAACCAACGTGTTTACCATTTCGAAGCTGAACGAGTGGAACCTGGACCCGGAGGTTGGCTCCGGTCGGGCGGTGTATTATCCGCAAACGGCGCTGTATACACTGGGACTCAATCTGCAATACTAA
- the arfB gene encoding alternative ribosome rescue aminoacyl-tRNA hydrolase ArfB yields the protein MDATRLQPDIQYQFARSGGAGGQNVNKVATKAELRFNVRASSLLTEEERAVLEEKLATKLTTDGELVLTHQTERTQLANKEKVTKKFYRLIEKAFEKPKARKATKPSKASVAERIAEKKRKGDVKANRKKIDY from the coding sequence ATGGATGCAACCCGCTTACAACCCGACATACAGTATCAGTTTGCCCGGAGCGGGGGCGCTGGCGGGCAGAATGTCAACAAAGTGGCGACCAAAGCTGAACTGCGTTTCAACGTTCGGGCATCGTCTCTATTAACCGAGGAAGAGCGCGCTGTTCTGGAAGAAAAACTGGCGACAAAACTCACGACCGACGGCGAACTGGTGCTTACCCACCAAACCGAACGAACGCAGCTGGCGAACAAAGAAAAGGTTACCAAGAAGTTTTACCGACTGATTGAGAAAGCGTTTGAAAAGCCGAAAGCCAGAAAGGCAACCAAACCGTCGAAAGCGTCGGTGGCCGAACGGATTGCCGAGAAGAAGCGAAAAGGCGACGTAAAAGCCAATCGCAAAAAAATTGACTACTAA
- a CDS encoding FG-GAP repeat domain-containing protein yields the protein MKHPLLAYLLAAPLLLSHDSAGQSTTPNFKIQVVDNQIDIGYGLAIGDVDGDRRPDILLADQKEFVWYQNPGDKSSPWKRHVMAANLTPQDNVCIAARDLDGDGRVEVAVGAGWNPAETTDSTKSGAVFYLVRPQDPTQRWEAIRLPHEVTTHRMRWAKVSKDSHQLIVVPLHGLGNKNGEGRGVRIWGYEFPKNPRDSWKRHLVDSTMHLTHNFELWEDGATTGLIVAGKEGGGIFEWRKKRWRPYDDEVASNALPLLTKGTEGIGEIRRLNGGSAIATIQPMHGNLLQVESGAYTFAKPKPKVEDKVVDVLTDILSQGHALVCGDFLGIGSDQIVAGWRNPNAAGAVGVRLFKPKEEGNLEGYSLDDSVRMACEDLQAADLDGDGDLDLIASGRATLNVLIYWNQQKP from the coding sequence ATGAAACACCCCTTGTTGGCTTACTTGCTGGCTGCGCCCCTATTGCTTAGTCACGACAGTGCTGGTCAGTCTACCACGCCCAACTTTAAAATCCAGGTTGTCGATAATCAGATTGATATCGGTTACGGACTGGCGATTGGTGACGTCGACGGCGACCGTCGTCCCGACATTCTACTGGCCGATCAGAAAGAGTTTGTCTGGTATCAGAATCCAGGCGATAAAAGTAGCCCGTGGAAACGTCATGTAATGGCAGCAAATCTGACGCCACAGGATAATGTGTGCATTGCCGCCCGCGATCTGGATGGCGACGGGCGCGTTGAAGTGGCTGTTGGTGCTGGCTGGAATCCCGCCGAAACAACCGACAGTACGAAGTCAGGTGCCGTTTTTTACCTCGTTCGTCCCCAAGATCCGACCCAACGTTGGGAAGCCATTCGCTTGCCCCACGAAGTGACGACCCACCGAATGCGCTGGGCAAAGGTTAGCAAAGACAGTCACCAGTTGATCGTTGTCCCGCTGCACGGCCTGGGCAACAAAAACGGCGAAGGCCGGGGTGTTCGCATCTGGGGTTACGAGTTCCCCAAAAATCCAAGGGATTCCTGGAAGCGTCACCTGGTCGATTCGACGATGCACCTCACGCATAATTTCGAGCTGTGGGAAGATGGTGCTACTACCGGTTTGATTGTTGCCGGAAAAGAAGGCGGTGGCATTTTTGAGTGGCGAAAAAAGCGGTGGCGTCCGTACGATGATGAAGTGGCCAGCAATGCGTTACCGTTACTGACGAAAGGCACCGAAGGTATTGGCGAAATTCGCCGGCTAAACGGTGGCAGCGCTATTGCAACGATCCAGCCTATGCACGGGAATCTATTACAGGTCGAAAGCGGAGCGTACACGTTTGCGAAACCAAAACCGAAAGTTGAGGATAAAGTAGTCGATGTGTTGACGGATATACTCAGCCAGGGGCACGCCCTTGTTTGCGGTGATTTTCTGGGAATCGGTAGTGACCAGATTGTAGCCGGATGGCGCAATCCAAACGCAGCGGGAGCCGTAGGAGTCCGGCTCTTTAAGCCTAAAGAAGAAGGGAATCTGGAAGGGTACTCACTGGACGACAGCGTACGGATGGCCTGCGAAGATCTGCAAGCGGCTGACTTGGATGGTGATGGGGATCTGGACCTGATTGCATCGGGTCGTGCTACGCTGAACGTGCTTATTTACTGGAACCAGCAAAAGCCCTGA